The DNA window TCTCAACGCCAGATGGTACAATAATTAAGGAGACCAGCGATTAGGATGTCTTTAGAAATCACGAGGATGCCAATGAGATGGAGGAGGAAGCCGTCAAGGAAACTCCAGAAGCTTGTTGATTTTGGGTTTAGTGCTTACATTTCATTAACCTTGTTTAATCATGAATGGAAATAACAATATTATAACCTAGAACTGTATGGGTGCAGCTGGGAAAGAATTTTTCAGGTTTAGCaaatattttaatgatatttATAAACTTGAAATATTTGTTTTCATGGAAATAAGATGTGATCCTCAGAAACTTTATAAACCTTTAAACAAGTTGGGATTTCACAAAGTTATCTCGGTGAACAACACAGGTTTTGCGGAAGGGATAATTGTGGTTTGTAAAGAAGATAGTTTGAATGTTAGTGAATGTTTCCAAGACGAACAGTTTGTTCATCTCAAaataacaaattataaaaaatacctctccctcccagatacgccgagcgacgtgatcgtggtaggtaatcagcacggaagtgtcaatgggccctcccgggtagctgtcctcctgctcatcctcctccccgagtggagggtcaacatccggtaccccctccgcctcgtggtatggcactgccacctcctcctcctcctccccctcctctcgctggcgggaagaagatacccgagccagccgactcctcgatccagatgtagaggtaccctcgcccatctccacgggaactcgcacacgtcgtccccggccctgcccccagccctgtgtcgacgccagctgcgccgccgcccgctcgcgtctagccgatgcagtctgggtctctctaccctgtttgatgcgtgctggttggttgtctgacatgttcctgaaaacaattgaaatcgattaatatgcgagacaacagaaaaaactaaaaaaaattgaaattctgatacacttcggaagttcatttccgaaactgggaatgaaggtgttttcggaaatgaacttccgaaacaccactgcgcagaagttctctgcaacctccatggcagaccccaaatcaaacttcaaacctatgtttacacattctaaacatcctaaatgtcagtacaaacctaacctaatacattttttgctatttgtaaacaccctaatataaattttaagaaaatttctttgccaacctccctaccttctagtccacctctggtgaaaaccccatactacccctgacttcggaaatgcatttccgaaaatgcaagaaaaaggtgttttcggagatgcatctccgaaaaccccttttttcttgaaaaaattgtcttatttcggaagttcatttccgaaaacagtatttcggaagttcatttccgaaatgctgcgcgttatgcagatttatcaaaacactccccctcccccattcatttaccctaactcaaatcaaaaacaagcaaaggcgaaaatttgtgcaaacacacttccaaggctgcatcaaggctcgaatcacattgctatacaacattcaaaagcccacaaatcactcaatttgtaagttttaaatttgttagattcattattcaaatgcatgttatttagggtttcaattgcataaatgatatatggactggttgttagtagtatttaggttgtttagaagctttttgaattggttttatgtttgattttggggtctgccatggaagttgcagaaaactccatcgcagggatgtttcggaagttcatttccgaaaacacctccatcccagttttcgaaaataaacttccgaattgtatcagaagttcaaattttttagttttttattttgtctcgcatattaatcgatttcaattgtttacaggaacatgtcagacaaccaaccagcacgcatcagacagggtagggagacccagactgcgtcggctagagagggtagggagtgtccgttttaatttgcaagtactttatttttaacgcctttgtttattgtgcctgtttctttgaagtttgtgtgcatgcgttctgacttctttgacggcgtgtcgct is part of the Vicia villosa cultivar HV-30 ecotype Madison, WI linkage group LG2, Vvil1.0, whole genome shotgun sequence genome and encodes:
- the LOC131647486 gene encoding uncharacterized protein LOC131647486; this encodes MQEKGVFGDASPKTPFFLKKLSYFGSSFPKTVFRKFISEMLRVMQIYQNTPPPPFIYPNSNQKQAKAKICANTLPRLHQGSNHIAIQHSKAHKSLNLNMSDNQPARIRQGRETQTASAREGMGGAKGRKGSSTSCSRGVKEVKEKKKVLSGSASRPLGVHGSDVQAQSSGVRVMINADGSETEWDEDWYNYLHSGRITCFCFV